TCGAGctgattcttttcttcttttgagaCTTCTTCGGCGTTATTCTTTTATCTTTGCGTTTCAACCCATcaatctcctccttcatccctaacATGATGGTGAGGTGACACTTACTGAAGGCAGTTGGCTCTGAAGAATCCAGCATGTTTATTTTCAGAGATTTTGTCCAAATTCTGAAATGCAGAGATTCATTGGGATTTCTGGGTTCTGCCTTTCGGGCTGGCAGCTGCCCTCATGCCCGAAGCTTAAgctttttttgcctttcttcgGATCTGCTACAAATGCCTTTATCTTTTAGGCATGGTTATTCAGGAAGATCTCTATGTATATAAAGTGCTCCTAAAATTTATGGAGACGGTGGTGGACGCGAGAGTAAGGAGAGCAAGAAGTGGCGTGTCATGGCTTTGCTCTCAATCTAAGCACGTCATTGCCTTATCACACACCGGCCCTCCCAAGATAAGTTGCCAGAATACGTGAGAAAGTATTAATTTATGATTGTTTTGTCATATATATTTAGAATAGGTCACAAAACCTACAAGGTACATCATCAAACACACACTTGGCGCTGTGCCACTCACACCCGGTGTTTATGTAGATTCCCCTGCTAAGGATTTTCAAATTTTCGGAATCGGAACAAACTTTGCCATTCGACACTTCTATCAATCGATTATTCAATGGGGGCATACATCGgagggcgcgtcgcctcgcccacttCTAGACTAGTCTGGTTTGACAGGCCCTATAACTCAGTTTAATGTTTTTCGACTATTTTTATAATACACCATAGCGAACTCTTCCCTTAACTAAAATTGGTTGAAGAAGGTAGGCACAGGTCTGACTTGAGTTTCCGCTTTGTTGCTTCGTCTATGTATATCACGGCATCTTCATACCTAGGAGGATCTACAATATTATCAAGGGATTGTGTTTGTCTAATATGAGGTGCATGTCCTGAAGCACTTTCCACAAATGTTACGAGGCTGCTAGAAGATAAACTCAGCACATTGTTGCTACTCGGCAAACGACCACTCGGCTGAAGCGGTGGCTCCTCTCCATTTTGATTGCTGAAAATGTTTCACAGTTCTGTAACTTGACTAATGCTCTTATTATCTCAacataatttatatatgatgtaaACAATAATATGCTCAATTTAATTCTAACCAAATGGAACTAACTTGGCTCGTTTAACACGGCGCAGGAAAGAACGTCGCCAGGACACTCTGTAGGATGGGGGCCGATCGTGCAGCTCTTTCTTGTTTTGTGCCTTGTACTTCCCAATTGCAGCACACACCGCTAACGTAACAATGCTGCCTGTGGtaatataaaacaataaaatgtTAGACAAGATTCTAGATGAGCATATGTTTTCCTACGAACTTTCCTGGGCAAGTCCTGaactaaatttgtaatgaaagacACCAGTGAACAGTGGCAATAAgttaagtgtatatatatatatatatatatatatatatatatatatatatatatatatatatatatatatatatatatatatatatatttatttatttatttatttattttcacaaccAGCAGTAGCTTACATCATGTTTGGACATTTAGTTCCAAACAGTAAATTTTATTCCGGAATCccagaatagaaaaaagaacCGAGTTCAACTCTTAAACAGTTCTCTGGGGGGCAGAGTATGACGCTGTATGTCTTGTCAATACGGTCTATTACCGCTATGTTGTGACAGAGCTATAGACGAACTTGCCCTTTACGATCACTGCTCACAAAACCACCATATTTATAGGTTTAATGTTATAAGTACATGTAAATGCGCTACAGGTAAACTTTCACCACAACTAAAGGAATAATAATTAAAACAAAGATAATAACGGTACTGTATTGTTTAAAACATTTTTTTCTGGATAGGTTCGTAATCTTTGCTTCACGACAACAAAAGAAGTTGCTGAGAATACCAAACTTTGTGATCACGATGCGTATCACCACGGTATGGATTGTATTTTCGCCATTACGcttaaaaaagataataataatacggCCGATAGTTTGCTGGGCATAGCCAGTTATTGTATACAAGGTTACAAACTGAGCAGTCAGAGCCGTATAATTCTAAATTAAACCTCCTTCTCCATTGCTCAGGAAAATGTTACCTatagtgtatttttattttcgagCATACGAAATAGGATCTGGGAATGAAAGCCTACATACCTCATGCATCTGTGATATTTAACACTGTATACTATATCTAATTTATATCTGTTCATAGAATTAGAAATGAGGCTTACCACCAACAAAGAGGAGAACTAGGCCCGTACTGGTGTCATTGAAGGCTATGAGAGCAAAGCCAATAGTGCAGAGGCCGCAACTGACCACTGAAGTGCTAATGATGGCAcaccactgaaaaaaaaatatctatagtCGGTTTCATTTCATTTGTCCATCCATAGATTGTGAATTTTGATATATATGGCACTGCGCATTGTCAGTTCGTGACTGCATGAAAATCAACTCTTGTAATCAATATtcacgctattttttttttcaataatatatatgAATATTTGTGTATACATAAACCATCACCCCTTCTTACAGGCCTATAAGTCCCAAACATGccaatttgcatcgataatatagtACCATACAAActcacgaaagacaagcttgtagcAAACATTCGAGTCAGATTATTCGCGAACGAATTATATGGTCTTCCAAATATCTATAATctatctcatttcaggtatattaatagacatctggctctgtaagtGCAAATAAAATGTATTTTGGTAAGTTATTGCATGCAAATCACAATGGCTAATACtcaacagctcaagggcacaataaaaagtaaacaatagtaataaaaaaaaagcccgctactcgctgctcacaaaaagaatccaaagaggtggccgaaagagaggtcagtttcgggaggagaggtgtccagatacccttctcttgaaagagttcaagtcgtaggcaggaggaaatacagaagagggaagattgttccagagtttaccagcgtgagggatgaaagagtgaagatgctggttaactcttgcataagggatttggacagtatagggatgagcatgagtagaaagtagcgtgcagcggggccgcgggagggggggaggcatgcagttagcaagttcagaagagcagtcagcatgaaaatatcgatagatgatagaaagagaggcaacatggcggcggaaattaagaggtagaagactatcagtaagaggaggagagctgatgagacgacgagccttttagactccactctgtccaagagagctgtgtgagtggagccccccccacacgtgagatgcatactccatacgagggcggacaatgcccctgtatatggatagcaactgtgcgggggagaagaactggcggagaagatacagaacgtccaacctcgaggaaactgatttagtgagagacgagatgtgaagtttccagttaagattttgagttaaggatagaccgaggatgtttagtgtagaagaaggtgacagctgagtgttgtcgaagaataggggataggtgtttggaagattgtgtcgagttgataggtggagaaattaggtttttgaggcattgaaggacacaaggttccttttaccccactcggaaattatagtaaggtctgaggttaagcgttctgcagcctccagcctggaatcgtttagtccCTGTTGGGTGGGTCTGCTATTAAAAGAAGATGAGTAATGCTgaatagagtcatcggcgtaagaatggataggacagttcgttttggaaagaagatcattaatgaacaacagaaagagagtgggagataggacagagccctgcgggacaccactgctaataggtttaggagaagcacagtgaccgtctaccacagcagaaatagaacagttaGAAAGGAGactagagataaaggtacagagagaaggatagaaaccgtaggagggtagtttggaaagcaaagatttgtgccagaccctatcaaaagcttttgatatgtccagcgcaatagcaaaggtttcaccgaaacggctaagagaggatgaccaagagtcagttaggaaggcaaggagatctccagggatgagtaggaggaatatgcccagaatcgtccagagtggaatttttagagaaagtttgagagaagagttcagcctaagagatagatgagacggtggtgctgccgtcaggactaaggagaggagggaaagatgaagaagtgaagttggaggagatgtttttggctagatgccagaagtcccgggaagaattagaaaaagtaaggttttggcattttctattaatgaaggagtttttggtaagtcaaagaatagatttggcacgattccgggcagaaatgtaaagatcatggtcagaggagggatgagtaggaggaatatgcccagaatcgtccagagtggaatttttagagaaagtttgagagaagagttcagcctaagagatagatgagacggtggtgctgccgtcaggactaaggagaggagggaaagatgaagaagtgaagttggaagaaatgtttttggctagatgccagaagtcccgggaagaattagaaaaagcaaggttttggcattttctattaatgaaggagtttttgttaagtcaaagaatagatttggcacgattccgggcagaaatgtaaagatcatggttagtagaagtgcgaaggctctggtaccttttgtgagctgcctctctgtctttgacagcacgagaacaggcgtgattaaaccaaggctttgtagcatgaggaatagagaaagtacgtggaatgtatgcctccattccggagacaatcacctctgtgaagcgctgggcacacacagaggggtctctctcctggaagcagtaatcattccacgggaaatcggaaaagtacatcctcaggtcgtcccaccgagctgaagcaaaatgccagaagcagcgcttcttcggtgggtccagagggtgtacaggagcgataggacaggatacagaaataaggttgtgatcggaggagctcaacggagaaaacagtttgacagagtaagtggaagggttagaggtaaggaagaggtctagtatgttgggcctgtctccaagacggtcggggatacgtgtagggtgctgaaccaactgctctaggtcgttgaggagagcaatgttgtagccaaagctggtggtgaacattgaaatctcccaagatggagatttcagcgaagggagagtgggtcaagatctgctccactttagagttcaagtagttaaagaattttacatagttagtagagttaggtgagagataaacagcatagatgtatttagtaatagaatgacaatgaagtcttagccagatggtggaaaattcagaagaatcaaGTTCgttgggcacgagagcaagtgatatctcttctcttactaaatcatcttcctcgaggctgggcattctataccgtctccgccagttcttctccaccgcacagttgctatccatttacaggggccttgtccgccctcgtatggagtatgcatctcacgtgtgggggggctccactcacacagctctcttgaacagagtggagtctaaggcttttcgtctcattagctctcctcctcttactaatagtcttttccctcttaaatttcgccgccgtgttgcctctctttctatcttctatcgatattttcatgctgactgctcttccgaacttgctgaatgcatgcctccccccctcctgcggcctcgccacacacgactttctactcaagctcatccctttactgtccaaaccccttatgcaagagttaaccagcatcttcactctttcatccctcacgctggtaaactctggaacaatcttccttcatctgtatttcctcctgcctacgacttgaactctttcaagagaagggtatcaggacacctctcctcccgaaattgacctatctttcggccactcctctaactctttttaggagcagtgagtatcggttttttttttaacatctcttaccttttttttattcccttgaactgactcctctgctgtaagaaaaaaaaaatatatatgtatatatatatatatatatatatatatatatatatatatatatatatatatatatatatatatatatatatatatatatatatatatatatatata
The DNA window shown above is from Eriocheir sinensis breed Jianghai 21 chromosome 15, ASM2467909v1, whole genome shotgun sequence and carries:
- the LOC126998808 gene encoding uncharacterized protein LOC126998808 isoform X2 is translated as MASPNSTSASANDTSESPTNMQDSQVQSASSHRDWCAIISTSVVSCGLCTIGFALIAFNDTSTGLVLLFVGGSIVTLAVCAAIGKYKAQNKKELHDRPPSYRVSWRRSFLRRVKRANNQNGEEPPLQPSGRLPSSNNVLSLSSSSLVTFVESASGHAPHIRQTQSLDNIVDPPRYEDAVIYIDEATKRKLKSDLCLPSSTNFS
- the LOC126998808 gene encoding uncharacterized protein LOC126998808 isoform X3, which codes for MPSLEEDDLWCAIISTSVVSCGLCTIGFALIAFNDTSTGLVLLFVGGSIVTLAVCAAIGKYKAQNKKELHDRPPSYRVSWRRSFLRRVKRANNQNGEEPPLQPSGRLPSSNNVLSLSSSSLVTFVESASGHAPHIRQTQSLDNIVDPPRYEDAVIYIDEATKRKLKSDLCLPSSTNFS
- the LOC126998808 gene encoding uncharacterized protein LOC126998808 isoform X1, which produces MASPNSTSASANDTSESPTNMQDSQVQSASSHRDVRQDGFIYLRWCAIISTSVVSCGLCTIGFALIAFNDTSTGLVLLFVGGSIVTLAVCAAIGKYKAQNKKELHDRPPSYRVSWRRSFLRRVKRANNQNGEEPPLQPSGRLPSSNNVLSLSSSSLVTFVESASGHAPHIRQTQSLDNIVDPPRYEDAVIYIDEATKRKLKSDLCLPSSTNFS